A window of Kribbella voronezhensis genomic DNA:
TCGCGGCGAACTGGTTCGCGACGCCGCCGGAGTTCTCGGGTCCGTAGACGGACTGGCCGAACTTGAGGCCGGTGTCGACGAAGCCGGGCATCATCCGCGGCGGTGCCAGCGGGAACAGGATGTGGCCGATCAGTGCCAGCCCGGTAACGGAGACCATCGTCCAGCGGACCAGCGGGTAGGCCTTCGGCCGCCAGATGGACAGCCAGAGCAGGACCGCACCGGTCAACGGGGCGTGCACCGACGCGTAGTACAGGTTTGCTCCCTGGACCAGTTGGGGGAGCTGGAGGGCGGCGTGCTGGATCGCTGCCTCGTCCGGGAGATGCAACCAGTGCTGCACGGAGAGCACTTCGCGGGCATGGCCGAAGGCCGAGCCGGTATGTTTTCCGGCGAACTGCCGACCCGCGCTGTAGACCAGGAACATGGTGGCGAGCAGGACTGCTTCCCGCACCACCCGCCAGACCACCGGCCCCGCCCCGGTGGAGCTGCGCGCCCGTTCCCCAGTCAGATCCACCCGCTCGAGTGCCTGTGTCCCCATACGTCTCGACGGTACCGGTCGAAGTCTCGGGATTCGCTCAGGTTGAACCCTGATGTTGCCCTGGGCAATCCCCGAACCACCCTCTGTGACCGAACCGTCACCCCCATTCAGCTGATCGGCGACCTGTCCCAATCTGGGCCAACCCCGGCAACGGCGGTCGCATTCCCGGGCGACTGACTCGAAGATCACAGTTGACAAATAACGCACCGCAGGTCTGTTGTCAGTCTGCCCGATACCGAGGGCTTCGCGCAGCCGGTTTTATCCCTTCATCGCCCCGGTCAGAACGCCCTCCCCTCTCGCCTTCCTTTCCTTCATCCTTTGACAGCTCCGGTCAGAACGCCTTTGGCGAAGTGTCTTTGCAGGAACGGGTAGACCAGCAGGATCGGCACGATCGAGATCACCAGGATGGCCATCTGGATCGAGGCCTGGGGTGGGAGCAGTTCGGTGCCCAGGTCCGCACTGCCGAGTTGGGTGTCGTTGATGACGTACGTCCGCAGTACCAGTTGCAACGGCCACAGCTTGCTGTCGTTGAGATACAGCAGGGCACCGAAGAACGCGTTCCAGTAGCTGACCGCGTAGAACAGGCCGATCACCGACAGCACCGCCTTCGACAACGGCAGCACGATGTAGCCGAAGGTCTTCAGTTCGCCGGCACCGTCGATCCGGGCGCTCTCGGTGATCTCACCGGGCAGGTTCGAGAAGAACGCCCGCAGCACGATCACGTTGAACGCGCTGACCATCGTCGGCACGATCAGCGCCCAGAGACTGTCCAGCAGCCCGGCCCCTTTGACCACCAGGTACATCGGGATGATGCCCGGCGAGAACAGCATGCTGAACAGGACGATCAGCAAGATCGGTCGCCCCGCCGAGAAGCCCGGCCGGGACAGGGCGTAGGCGAGCAGGCACGAGACCGTGAGACTCAGCAGCGTCCCGATCACGGTGACGAAGATGCTCACGAACAGTGCCCTGGTCACCACTCCGCCGGCGAACAACGACTTGTACGCCGCGAAGTTGACCGAGTCGGGCAACAGGACGAGGCCGCCCGACTCGTTGATCTGCTTGTTCGGCGCCACGCTGGTCGAGATCACGCCGACGAACGGAAGGATCACGACCGCACAGAACACCAGTAGAACCACGCCTTTGAAGGCCCGCATCGGCCACGACGGCACCGGCACGCCCTGAACGATTCGCCGTGTCATCGGCTGTACACCCCCTGCTCCCCGAAGATGTGCGCCACCTTGTTGGCGGCCAGCACGAGGACGACGCCGACGAGGCCCTTCACCAGGCCGACCGCGGCCGCGACTCCCCAGGCGCCACCGAGCACACCGTTGTTGTAGACGTAGGTGTCCAGTACTTCGCTGACGTCGCGCCCGACGGCCTGTTGCTGCAGGATGATCTGCTCGAACCCGACGGTCAGCGAGTCGCCCAGCTTCAGGATGAACAGCAAGATGATGATCCCGCGCAGCCCGGGCATGGTCACGTGCCACACCTGCCGCATCCGGCTCGCGCCGTCCACGCTGGCCGCTTCGTACAGCTGAGAGTCGATCTGCGAAAGCGCGGCCAGGAACAGGATCGTCGCCCAGCCGGTGTCCTTCCAGATCACCTGCGAGGTGACCAGGACACGGAACAGTTCGGAGTTCCCGATGATGTCCAGTGTCGCCAGGTCGTGCGCCCGCAGGTAGTTGTTCAGCAGTCCGCTGCCGCCCAGCATCTGCTGGAACAACGCGACCACGATCACCCAGGACATGAAATGCGGCAGGTACAGGATGCTCTGCACGATCCGCTTGATCCGCTCCGAGAACAGCGAGTTCAGCAGCAACGCCAGCAGGATCGGCGCCGGAAACACCAGGATCGCCTGCAGACCGGTCAGGATCAGCGTGTTCTTCAGTGCCTGCAGGAACGCAGGGTCGCCGTTGAAGATCACCGCGAAGTTGTCCCAGCCGGACCAGTCGCTGCCGCCGATGCCGAGGAACGGCTGGTAGTCCTTGAACGCGATCACGTTGCCGAGCAGCGGCAGGTAGTGGAACGCAAGGATCAGCGCAGTACCGGGCAGAGCGAACAGCAGCAGCACCCGGTCGCGGAGTAGCCGGCGACCGAGGCTGAGCTGCTGGGCCGGGTGGGGCTTGGTGCGCTGCAGCATCTGGCTAGCGCCCCGCCGCGTCGGCGTACGCCTGCTGCAGTTCCCCGCGCATCTTCTCGCCGCCCTGCGACAGCCAGTCCTTGACCGCGGAGGCCCACTCGGAGACGGGCTTCTTGCCCTGCATGATCTGGTTCTCCACGTCGGTCATCACTTTGACCAATCGCGGCCCGTCCTTGGACACGGTCTCGGAGTAGAGCCCGTACGACGCGTCGTACACCAACCGCGACGCAAGCTTCTCCTGAATCGCGTGTTGCTTACGCGGTACGTCGGGTTTGCCGGCCATGTACAGCGCGAGGGTGGAGTCGGCGACGTACTGCAGTCCGATCCCGGTCTCCACCACACCAGTCTTGGTCGGCACCGGATCCGTTCCCTGCAAGGCGTAATGGCGACCCGCTACGCCGTACTTGCGGAACAGATACTCCTCCGTACCGAAGGGTGCGGCCATCCAGTTGGCCACCTTCAGCAGGGTCTCGACCGAGTGCTTGCTGTCCTTGCGGAACGCCGTGATGTTGTTCAGGGCCGCGCCCATCCACGGCCTGCCCTGACTCGGCACGTCGAGCATGTTGACCGAGAAGGCGTCGCCGGCGGTGTTGTCGGCGTAGTACTGGTTCCAGGCGACGAAGCTGTCGATGTCGAACGCGGCGATGCCACCGTTGAACCATTGCTTGCGCTGGCTGGCCTGGGCACTGAAGGAGTCCGGGTTGATGACGCCGGCCGCGACCATCTTGCGGCCGGCCTCCAGAGCGTCGGCGCCCTGCTCGGCCTCGTAGAACGAGGTGAACTTGCCGCCTTCTTCCTTCCACTGGTTCGGGATGCCGAGCAGTTGGCGCAGGTACGAGATCGGCGGCCTGGTCCATGCCCACCGGTTCTGCTTCGCCGCGGTCAGCTCCTTGGCGAGGTCGAGGAACTCCTCGAAATCCTTCGGGGCGGGGTCCTTGATGCCCTTGGCTGCCAGCAGATCCTCGCGGTACAGCGGCAACGTCGTCCGCGACATCCCGCGCGGAACCGGTACGGCGTAGATGCCGCCGTTGTACACGCAGCCCTTCCAGTACTCGGTGGGAATGTTCGCGAGGAACGGGTATTTCTTGACCGCGTCGCCGGAGAGCTGATCGGTCAGGTCCAGGCACTTGGCCTTCAGCAGTGCGGGAATCTGCGGCGTGGTCGGCGGCAGGTTGATGATGTCGGGAAGGTCGCCGCCGGCGACCCGCGTCGCGAGCTTGTTCGGGTACTCGTCGTTCGACGCCATGCTGATCTGCAGTTCGGAACCGAGGCGTTCGTTGACCGCCTGCCAGAACTGGTTGCTGTCCGCGGCGGGCGGGATCGCGCCCGGGATGTTCGTCATGAAGCTGATCGGCTGACCGTCGCCGGGCTTCTCGGTGATCGCCTTGAGCGGGTTCGCGGGGTACTTCAGGAAGCCGTCGAGCACCACATCGGTGCCGGGCAGATCGGGCGTCACCCCGGTGAAGCGGACGTAGGTCGGGAGCTTGACCGCGAGATTGGCGGCGGCCTGGTTCTTCTTGTCCGACGCGCAGCCGCTGAGCAACGGCGTACCGGTCACCGCGACCGCCGCGGCGGCCAGGCCCCCACCGAGGAGTGTTCTTCTGCTGAGTCGCTGCATGAGGCCTCATTTCCGGGCGATTGAGAGTGCGGCCTCACCATGACATAGTACGTCCTATGTCATCAAGCCTCAGTCCTCCGGAAGTCGTCTTCGACCCGGTCGGCAGCCGCTATCACACGTTCCGCATCCCGGCCGTCACGATGCGTGGCGATTGGCTGTTCGCCTTCTGCGAGGGCCGGCTGCACTCCGCTGCGGACGCGGGCGAGATCGAGGTCGTACTGCGGCGCTCCGGTGACGGCGGGCGGACCTGGTTGCCGTTGCGGGTGGTGTCGGCAGCGGCCGGGAAGACCTGCGGGAACCCGGTGCCGATCGTCGATCCGGCGAGTGGCGACCTGGTGCTGGTCACGGTGCAGAACGGGGCCGATGAGCTCGAGCATCTTGTTGCCCTGGGCACTGATGTTGAGGACGGGCGACGGGTCTACGTGCAGCGCAGTATCGATGACGGGGCTTCGTGGAGTGCTCCTTCGGAAATCACTGCGCAGGTGAAGCCTCGCGATTGGGGTTGGTACGCGACCGGCCCGTGCCACGGGATCGCCTTGACCGCTGGGCCTTACGCCGGGCGGCTGGTCGTACCGGCGAACCACTCCTTCGTGCCGGCCGACGTCGGCGATCTGGACTCAGCAGCTACGGCGCGGTTGAACGGCGGGCATTGCATCTTCAGCGATGACGGCGGCCGGACCTGGGCACTTGGATTCGTCGATCGCAACGACGGTGGCGTGGTGAATGCGAACGAGACAGCCGTTGCGGAGTTGGGCGACGGGCGACTCTATTTCACGGCGCGGAATCATCGGGGGACCGGACCGGCGCGGGTGCACGCGTACTCGTCCGACGGTGGCGCCACGCTTGAATCGCCGTACGAAGGAATCGCTGAGATCACCGCTCCCGGGATTCAGGGGAGTGTGCTTCGGGTGGGGGACCGGCTGTTGTTGTCGACGCCGGCGCATCCGGAGATCCGGCGCGAGTTGACCGTGTTCGTCAGCACCGACTCGGGGGCGACCTGGCGGCCGGGTTTCGTCGTCCATCCGGGGATGGCCGGCTACTCCGATCTGGTGCCGCTGCCCGATGGGCGGGTCGGGCTGTTCTACGAGGCGGGCGAGACGTCCTCGTTCGCGACGCTCCGTTTTGTCACCTTCGATCCTCGGGAGATCCTTTGAGCACCTCTGCCTCCGCTGTTCGCCTGAGTGGTGTGGTACCGCCGCTCGTCACGCCGCTGACTGCCTCGTACGACGTCGACACCGCCTCGCTGGTCCGGCTGGTCTCGCATCAGCTGGCCGGTGGAGTTTCCGGCGTCTTCGTGCTCGGGACCTCTGGTGAAGGGACATTTCTGACCGACGAGCAACGGCGTACGGTGCTGGAGGTGGTGGTCGGCGAGGTCGCCGGGCAGGTACCGGTTCTGGCGGGGGCGATCGATACGTCGACCGCGCGAGCGGGCGCGCATGTCGTGGCTGCTTTGAAGGCGGGAGTGGATGGTGTTGTCGCGACCGCGCCGTTTTATGCGGCGACGCATCCGGCGGAGATCTCACTGCATTTCGAGCGGCTGGCTTCGGTGGCGGACGGCGTACCGCTGTATGCGTACGACATTCCGCCGCGAATCGGTGGGACCAAGCTGCCTTCTTCGCTGCTGATCTCACTGGGGGAGCGTGGGGTGATCGCGGGAGTCAAGGACTCGAGTGGGCAGGAGACGAGTTTGCGGCGGCTGGTGCTGGATCGCGCCGCGGCCGGTCTCGATGGGTTTGCGGTGATGACGGGGTCGGAGTTGACGGTCGATTCGGCCTTGGGCTTCGGGGTCGACGGGGTGGTGCCTGGGCTGGGGAACGTGGATCCGGCGGGATATGTGCGGATCTTCGACGCCGTTGCCGCTGGGGATTTTGCCGCCGCGCGGTCGGAGCAGAACCGGCTGTTCCGGTTGTTCGAGGTCGTCGACGTGGCCGACCGCGGGCGGATGGGGGCGAGCTCGGCGGCGTTGGGTGCGTTCAAGGCGGCGCTGTTCTTGCTCGGAGTCATCGAATGCCCGCTCACGGCGTACCCGTCGATCCCGCTGGACGACGACGAGATCGCGAGGATCGGCTCGCTGCTGGCCCGGGCCGGACTGCTGTGAGCGCTCCCGGTCAGTAGACTGGCCGATCTCGACGAAGGGGGCCGGCGTGACAACGGGTGGGCTCGGCCGCGCACGCGGCGCCGCTGGGAACCAGAGCTTCATCCGCGACCAGATGAAATCGTTCATCCTGGAACGCGGACTGAAAGCCGGCGACCCGCTGCCCAACGAGCAGGAGCTGATGGCGCAACTCGGCGTCGGCCGGCATCCGTTGCGCGAGGCAATGAAAGCGCTGCAGGCGGTCGGCATCATCGAGATCCGGCACGGCTACGGGACGTACGTCGGCCAGGTAACGCTCGAGGCGCTGGAGGACGGGCTCGCCTTCCGGATGTCCCAGTCGATGGCCGGCGACCTGCGCGACGTACAGAACGTCCTGGAGGTCCGCCAAGCCATCGAAGTCGGCCTGGCGGACGAGGTGGTCGCCCATTTCAGCGCCGCCGGCTTCGACTCGCTCGAGCCGATCGTCGCGCGGATGGAGGAGAAGGCGGCCGCCGGTGAGTATTTCCCCGACGAGGACTGGGCCTTCCACCAGGCGCTCTACGAGCCGCTCGGCAACGCCCTCGTCATCGACCTCCTCAGCGTCTTCTGGCGAACCTTCGCCCAGGTCGACGCTCGGCTTCCAGGTGCCCG
This region includes:
- a CDS encoding extracellular solute-binding protein yields the protein MQRLSRRTLLGGGLAAAAVAVTGTPLLSGCASDKKNQAAANLAVKLPTYVRFTGVTPDLPGTDVVLDGFLKYPANPLKAITEKPGDGQPISFMTNIPGAIPPAADSNQFWQAVNERLGSELQISMASNDEYPNKLATRVAGGDLPDIINLPPTTPQIPALLKAKCLDLTDQLSGDAVKKYPFLANIPTEYWKGCVYNGGIYAVPVPRGMSRTTLPLYREDLLAAKGIKDPAPKDFEEFLDLAKELTAAKQNRWAWTRPPISYLRQLLGIPNQWKEEGGKFTSFYEAEQGADALEAGRKMVAAGVINPDSFSAQASQRKQWFNGGIAAFDIDSFVAWNQYYADNTAGDAFSVNMLDVPSQGRPWMGAALNNITAFRKDSKHSVETLLKVANWMAAPFGTEEYLFRKYGVAGRHYALQGTDPVPTKTGVVETGIGLQYVADSTLALYMAGKPDVPRKQHAIQEKLASRLVYDASYGLYSETVSKDGPRLVKVMTDVENQIMQGKKPVSEWASAVKDWLSQGGEKMRGELQQAYADAAGR
- a CDS encoding sialidase family protein, translating into MSSSLSPPEVVFDPVGSRYHTFRIPAVTMRGDWLFAFCEGRLHSAADAGEIEVVLRRSGDGGRTWLPLRVVSAAAGKTCGNPVPIVDPASGDLVLVTVQNGADELEHLVALGTDVEDGRRVYVQRSIDDGASWSAPSEITAQVKPRDWGWYATGPCHGIALTAGPYAGRLVVPANHSFVPADVGDLDSAATARLNGGHCIFSDDGGRTWALGFVDRNDGGVVNANETAVAELGDGRLYFTARNHRGTGPARVHAYSSDGGATLESPYEGIAEITAPGIQGSVLRVGDRLLLSTPAHPEIRRELTVFVSTDSGATWRPGFVVHPGMAGYSDLVPLPDGRVGLFYEAGETSSFATLRFVTFDPREIL
- a CDS encoding FadR/GntR family transcriptional regulator, with translation MTTGGLGRARGAAGNQSFIRDQMKSFILERGLKAGDPLPNEQELMAQLGVGRHPLREAMKALQAVGIIEIRHGYGTYVGQVTLEALEDGLAFRMSQSMAGDLRDVQNVLEVRQAIEVGLADEVVAHFSAAGFDSLEPIVARMEEKAAAGEYFPDEDWAFHQALYEPLGNALVIDLLSVFWRTFAQVDARLPGARYTPADAAGWHRDLLNTLKTGRPEAFARSMKHHFVGIHTRLDP
- a CDS encoding ABC transporter permease subunit, which encodes MLQRTKPHPAQQLSLGRRLLRDRVLLLFALPGTALILAFHYLPLLGNVIAFKDYQPFLGIGGSDWSGWDNFAVIFNGDPAFLQALKNTLILTGLQAILVFPAPILLALLLNSLFSERIKRIVQSILYLPHFMSWVIVVALFQQMLGGSGLLNNYLRAHDLATLDIIGNSELFRVLVTSQVIWKDTGWATILFLAALSQIDSQLYEAASVDGASRMRQVWHVTMPGLRGIIILLFILKLGDSLTVGFEQIILQQQAVGRDVSEVLDTYVYNNGVLGGAWGVAAAVGLVKGLVGVVLVLAANKVAHIFGEQGVYSR
- a CDS encoding carbohydrate ABC transporter permease, producing the protein MTRRIVQGVPVPSWPMRAFKGVVLLVFCAVVILPFVGVISTSVAPNKQINESGGLVLLPDSVNFAAYKSLFAGGVVTRALFVSIFVTVIGTLLSLTVSCLLAYALSRPGFSAGRPILLIVLFSMLFSPGIIPMYLVVKGAGLLDSLWALIVPTMVSAFNVIVLRAFFSNLPGEITESARIDGAGELKTFGYIVLPLSKAVLSVIGLFYAVSYWNAFFGALLYLNDSKLWPLQLVLRTYVINDTQLGSADLGTELLPPQASIQMAILVISIVPILLVYPFLQRHFAKGVLTGAVKG
- a CDS encoding phosphatase PAP2 family protein; this translates as MGTQALERVDLTGERARSSTGAGPVVWRVVREAVLLATMFLVYSAGRQFAGKHTGSAFGHAREVLSVQHWLHLPDEAAIQHAALQLPQLVQGANLYYASVHAPLTGAVLLWLSIWRPKAYPLVRWTMVSVTGLALIGHILFPLAPPRMMPGFVDTGLKFGQSVYGPENSGGVANQFAAMPSLHVGWAALIALSMILITRSKWRWLWLAHPIITFSVVVVTANHYWLDGIVALLLIGISLPLLLRPGLRSYKTVDRSADNSVAPEPALK
- a CDS encoding dihydrodipicolinate synthase family protein, with protein sequence MSTSASAVRLSGVVPPLVTPLTASYDVDTASLVRLVSHQLAGGVSGVFVLGTSGEGTFLTDEQRRTVLEVVVGEVAGQVPVLAGAIDTSTARAGAHVVAALKAGVDGVVATAPFYAATHPAEISLHFERLASVADGVPLYAYDIPPRIGGTKLPSSLLISLGERGVIAGVKDSSGQETSLRRLVLDRAAAGLDGFAVMTGSELTVDSALGFGVDGVVPGLGNVDPAGYVRIFDAVAAGDFAAARSEQNRLFRLFEVVDVADRGRMGASSAALGAFKAALFLLGVIECPLTAYPSIPLDDDEIARIGSLLARAGLL